The following are from one region of the Polyangiaceae bacterium genome:
- a CDS encoding MFS transporter, producing the protein MTDSRARRLAFATIANFAFFVGVTAFFTLPVRLQALNASRAEIGRVMGVFGLASLFAIPATGALVDRYGRRPFVIAGCVVWSLVALLFARVETMSAWPYALRFLHGLSFSLVFVSTNALIVELAPPGGLGRAIAVFGTTTLAAHAVGPSVGEWVAHRWGFALLFSVAGAFGVLALFGFLRAGDSGAVAADADAEPIGMARLALRRGGRGVLLGGLSTALAFGAAINFVPVFVRARGLPSHAPFFIAYVVSAVGVRLFAGGLGDRVGHRRVGIVAALLFSVAVASLGAVHGVGLLVLLALIFGAGHGFAYPSMNALFVQDAPPWARGRAMALFNLAFNIGMTLAAFLAGELSERFGYGVMFGVLGAAASLGALAVALDRPIASDPA; encoded by the coding sequence GTGACGGATAGCCGCGCCCGGCGCCTCGCGTTCGCAACGATCGCGAACTTCGCGTTCTTCGTGGGCGTCACGGCCTTCTTCACCTTGCCGGTGCGACTCCAGGCGCTGAACGCGTCGCGGGCGGAGATCGGCCGGGTGATGGGCGTGTTCGGCCTGGCGAGCTTGTTCGCCATTCCCGCCACCGGGGCGCTGGTGGATCGCTACGGTCGCCGTCCCTTCGTGATCGCCGGCTGTGTGGTGTGGTCGCTGGTGGCGCTCTTGTTCGCGCGGGTGGAGACGATGAGCGCGTGGCCCTACGCCCTGCGCTTCCTCCACGGGCTCTCGTTCTCGTTGGTGTTCGTGTCCACCAACGCGCTGATCGTCGAGCTGGCGCCGCCGGGCGGGCTCGGCCGCGCCATCGCGGTGTTCGGTACCACCACCTTGGCGGCTCACGCCGTGGGGCCGTCCGTGGGGGAGTGGGTCGCTCACCGCTGGGGCTTCGCCCTGTTGTTCTCGGTCGCCGGCGCATTCGGCGTGCTGGCCTTGTTCGGGTTCTTGCGGGCGGGGGATTCCGGCGCCGTCGCCGCCGACGCCGACGCCGAGCCCATCGGCATGGCGCGCTTGGCGCTGCGCCGCGGTGGCCGCGGCGTGCTGCTGGGAGGGCTGTCCACGGCCCTCGCCTTCGGTGCGGCCATCAACTTCGTGCCCGTCTTCGTGCGGGCCCGGGGGCTGCCGAGCCACGCGCCGTTCTTCATCGCCTACGTGGTGAGCGCCGTTGGGGTGCGGCTCTTCGCCGGCGGGCTCGGGGATCGCGTCGGTCACCGCCGCGTGGGCATCGTCGCCGCGCTCTTGTTCTCCGTGGCCGTGGCCAGCCTGGGAGCGGTGCACGGCGTGGGGCTGCTCGTGCTCCTGGCGCTGATCTTCGGCGCGGGTCACGGCTTCGCGTATCCGTCGATGAACGCGCTGTTCGTTCAAGACGCGCCGCCCTGGGCTCGCGGTCGCGCCATGGCGCTGTTCAACCTGGCGTTCAACATCGGCATGACGCTCGCGGCGTTTCTTGCCGGAGAGCTCTCGGAGCGCTTTGGCTACGGCGTGATGTTCGGCGTCCTCGGCGCTGCCGCCAGCCTGGGCGCGCTGGCCGTGGCGCTGGACCGACCTATTGCTTCAGATCCAGCTTGA
- a CDS encoding tetratricopeptide repeat protein produces MEFHDFARQPDQQLDVGLGALLIAKDAYPSLDLALEQARLDALGLGPGALRELPPLSQARVLSEHLYGELGFRGNDSDYYDPRNSYLNDVMERRVGIPITLAVIYQDVARRAGVSASGVNFPGHFLLRIDAPDHAPLFIDPFHGGGVLDRDALFRLWAEVTGGKAEVDDKVLRATSSRQTLVRMLMNLRAIYATRGDYRALYLVLDRIVELAPDSASEVRDRGLLAAKLGAPRAALEDLALYLSMAPQAGDVAEVRRIVDAIEGKIGPEN; encoded by the coding sequence GTGGAGTTTCACGACTTTGCCCGCCAGCCGGACCAGCAGCTGGACGTCGGCCTGGGCGCCCTGTTGATCGCCAAGGACGCCTACCCGTCGCTGGACCTGGCGTTGGAGCAGGCACGTCTCGACGCGCTCGGCCTGGGGCCGGGGGCGCTTCGGGAGCTGCCGCCGCTTTCGCAGGCCCGCGTGCTCAGCGAGCACCTGTATGGCGAGCTCGGATTTCGCGGCAACGACAGCGACTACTACGACCCACGAAACTCCTACCTGAACGACGTGATGGAGCGTCGCGTGGGTATCCCCATCACGTTGGCCGTCATCTATCAGGACGTCGCGCGGCGTGCCGGCGTGAGCGCCAGCGGGGTGAACTTTCCGGGGCACTTCTTGCTGCGCATCGACGCCCCGGACCACGCGCCGCTGTTCATCGATCCGTTCCACGGCGGCGGCGTTCTCGATCGCGACGCCCTGTTCCGCCTGTGGGCGGAAGTGACGGGTGGCAAGGCAGAGGTGGACGACAAGGTGCTTCGCGCGACGTCGTCTCGGCAGACCTTGGTTCGCATGTTGATGAACCTCCGCGCCATCTACGCCACGCGCGGCGACTACCGGGCGCTGTACCTGGTGCTCGACCGCATCGTCGAGCTGGCGCCGGACTCCGCGTCGGAGGTTCGGGACCGCGGCCTCTTGGCGGCGAAGCTCGGGGCACCGCGTGCGGCCCTCGAAGACTTGGCGCTCTACCTCAGCATGGCCCCCCAGGCCGGTGACGTGGCGGAGGTGCGCCGCATCGTGGACGCCATCGAGGGCAAGATCGGCCCCGAGAACTGA
- a CDS encoding class I SAM-dependent methyltransferase, which produces MDRFRRFDDAYYHRFYENPKTRVIAPEEHDHLANFVFSFARYNHVELKAVLDIGAGIGLWKQWVQKNAKGTAYTGTEVSQVMCKKHGYLHRDIARWRDRKKYDLIICQGVLQYLPDPDVAPAIANIAAMSRGLVYVEVTTRGDLRERCDTTRTDTDIHVRNGSYYRGILSKHLVSVGCGLWWSKERDQPFFELEVAG; this is translated from the coding sequence ATGGATCGCTTCCGGCGTTTCGACGATGCCTACTACCACCGGTTCTACGAGAACCCGAAGACCCGCGTCATCGCTCCGGAAGAGCACGATCACCTCGCGAACTTCGTGTTTTCCTTCGCGCGCTACAACCACGTGGAGCTGAAGGCCGTTCTCGACATCGGCGCCGGCATCGGTCTCTGGAAGCAGTGGGTCCAAAAGAACGCCAAGGGCACTGCCTACACCGGCACCGAGGTCAGTCAGGTCATGTGCAAGAAGCACGGCTACTTGCATCGCGACATCGCGCGCTGGCGAGACCGGAAGAAGTACGACCTGATCATCTGCCAGGGGGTCTTGCAGTACCTTCCAGATCCGGACGTGGCGCCCGCCATCGCGAACATCGCCGCGATGTCCCGCGGTCTGGTGTACGTGGAAGTGACCACCCGCGGCGACCTGCGCGAGCGCTGCGACACCACCCGCACGGACACCGACATCCACGTGCGCAACGGCTCCTACTACCGCGGCATCCTGAGCAAGCACTTGGTGAGCGTGGGCTGCGGCTTGTGGTGGAGCAAGGAACGCGACCAACCGTTCTTCGAGCTCGAGGTCGCGGGCTGA
- a CDS encoding TerB family tellurite resistance protein, with product MTPSEKNIVKSLVAVAWADGKVEAPEEHVIEGLLAGFDATDEEADELMSYAKTRRTLDKDLPLQDLSTDDRELLLANAALLTHADGEQSDSEKKLLDKLIEILEIEPEEADAILDSVKDGALTLGSNVLEDA from the coding sequence ATGACGCCGAGCGAAAAGAACATCGTCAAGTCGCTGGTTGCGGTGGCCTGGGCCGACGGCAAGGTGGAGGCCCCGGAGGAGCACGTGATCGAGGGGCTGCTCGCGGGCTTCGACGCCACCGACGAAGAGGCGGACGAGCTCATGAGTTACGCCAAGACGCGCCGCACGCTCGACAAGGACCTCCCGCTCCAGGACTTGAGCACGGACGACCGGGAGCTGTTGCTCGCCAACGCGGCGCTCTTGACCCACGCGGACGGAGAGCAGAGCGACAGCGAGAAGAAGTTGCTCGACAAGCTGATCGAGATCCTGGAAATCGAGCCCGAGGAAGCCGACGCCATTTTGGACTCCGTGAAGGACGGCGCGCTCACGCTCGGAAGCAACGTGCTCGAAGACGCTTGA
- a CDS encoding M48 family metalloprotease, with amino-acid sequence MTSRLPARLDLDRIVFDGEVEMREALMKDARFRRVIEDRDPKRVLAARRQLLLSALRLSPTLAPEAYQALEDVIRTLGIEVPIELYCVSEREINAFVVPPEGGVVLLGITSEGLERLDGGELRFVFGHELGHALFDHFRLSPEQLVEDETLAPIHLARLCAWMRYAELSADRVGLLCCDDFDTAVRAFFKLTSGLSSQSYLRHAEECATQFAAVAADAMESSEQDWFSTHPYSPLRIKALDAFSRSKTYHDLLGRRGSDVAFHQLLGKSGKALTEAELEREVREIMRLMDPSFLGDASPVAPLVQEYLALAGMDVALADGTVARGEKKALGRLVGKRGVTQAKEKLAALSAEEHAARLGELGRELSLKLSPNRRLKIIEDLVVVALADNELHQAEVEVLIDAARRLDVTPQFVEATLNRALSGLD; translated from the coding sequence ATGACGAGCCGCCTTCCCGCCCGCCTCGACCTCGACCGCATCGTCTTCGACGGAGAGGTGGAGATGCGCGAAGCGCTGATGAAAGACGCGCGCTTTCGACGCGTCATCGAAGACCGCGATCCAAAGCGCGTGCTCGCGGCCCGCCGTCAGCTCTTGCTCTCGGCGCTGCGGCTCTCCCCCACCCTCGCGCCGGAGGCCTACCAAGCCCTCGAGGACGTGATCCGTACGCTGGGCATCGAGGTCCCCATCGAGCTTTATTGCGTGTCCGAGCGCGAGATCAACGCGTTCGTGGTGCCGCCGGAAGGGGGCGTGGTGCTGCTCGGCATCACCAGTGAAGGGCTCGAGCGCCTGGATGGCGGCGAGCTCCGCTTCGTGTTCGGACACGAGCTCGGACACGCGCTGTTCGACCACTTCCGGCTATCCCCGGAACAGCTGGTGGAGGACGAGACCTTGGCGCCCATCCACCTGGCCCGGCTGTGCGCCTGGATGCGCTACGCGGAGCTATCGGCGGATCGCGTTGGGCTCTTGTGTTGCGACGATTTCGACACCGCCGTGCGCGCCTTCTTCAAGCTCACCAGCGGGCTCTCGAGCCAATCCTACCTGCGTCACGCCGAGGAGTGCGCGACGCAGTTCGCGGCGGTGGCCGCCGACGCCATGGAGTCGAGCGAGCAGGACTGGTTCTCCACGCACCCCTACAGCCCGCTTCGGATCAAGGCGCTGGACGCCTTCAGCCGATCCAAGACCTACCACGATCTGCTGGGGCGCCGCGGCAGCGACGTCGCCTTTCATCAGCTCTTGGGCAAGAGCGGCAAGGCGCTCACGGAGGCGGAGCTGGAGCGAGAGGTGCGCGAGATCATGCGTCTGATGGACCCGAGCTTTCTCGGCGACGCTTCACCCGTCGCGCCCTTGGTTCAGGAGTACCTCGCCCTCGCTGGGATGGACGTGGCCCTGGCGGACGGCACCGTGGCTCGGGGAGAGAAGAAGGCCCTTGGACGCTTGGTGGGCAAGCGGGGCGTGACCCAAGCCAAGGAGAAGCTCGCGGCGCTCTCCGCCGAAGAGCACGCCGCGCGGCTCGGGGAGCTCGGGCGCGAGCTCAGCCTCAAGCTCTCGCCCAATCGTCGGCTGAAGATCATCGAGGACTTGGTGGTCGTGGCCCTCGCCGACAACGAGCTTCACCAAGCGGAGGTCGAAGTGCTGATCGACGCCGCGCGCCGACTCGACGTGACCCCCCAGTTCGTGGAGGCCACGTTGAATCGCGCGCTCTCCGGCCTGGACTGA
- a CDS encoding VWA domain-containing protein produces the protein MRSVPVIGATLILSLFGAAAACSASGTEKKIYVQGGGGGGNVGNTGGAAGTTGTGGIQNDGGGIVDSGSNDSALSPDSACAAETAEAKPVPVNMYLMLDRSGSMSGKWGAATSAISTFVSDPAAAGLRVALAYFPTDQDDCDPLSYSTPQVPLGELTKDPAPADAQEQKLSASLSATGVTGLTPMFPAWVGTLGYCTSVAKKHPKEKVIAVLLTDGSPTGCDSKTNTIDQIAALAASAYADTPPIVTFAIGLEGSQEAEIKQVAQAGGGQAFFIGSSNLQADLQQKLNEIAGGELSCEYLLPETGKNGDPTDPGKVNVVYYGGGGSNQELVKVKDAASCTLNGWYYDDNQNPTRIYLCPATCSSVQNDSGAKVQVLLGCETKVPR, from the coding sequence ATGAGAAGCGTTCCCGTTATCGGGGCCACCCTTATTCTGTCCCTATTCGGAGCAGCTGCGGCCTGCAGCGCCTCCGGCACGGAAAAGAAGATCTACGTCCAGGGCGGTGGCGGCGGCGGCAATGTCGGCAACACCGGCGGCGCCGCGGGCACCACCGGGACCGGAGGCATCCAGAACGACGGCGGCGGCATCGTCGACTCGGGGTCGAACGACTCCGCGCTGAGCCCGGACAGCGCCTGCGCCGCCGAGACGGCGGAGGCCAAGCCCGTTCCGGTGAACATGTACCTGATGCTCGACCGGTCGGGATCGATGAGCGGCAAGTGGGGCGCGGCGACGTCTGCCATCTCCACCTTCGTCTCGGATCCTGCCGCCGCTGGCCTGCGCGTCGCGCTCGCCTACTTCCCGACGGATCAAGACGACTGCGATCCGCTCTCCTATTCCACGCCTCAAGTCCCCCTTGGAGAGCTGACCAAGGATCCGGCGCCGGCGGACGCCCAGGAGCAGAAGCTCTCGGCGTCGCTTTCTGCCACCGGCGTCACGGGGCTCACGCCGATGTTCCCCGCCTGGGTCGGCACCTTGGGATACTGCACCAGCGTCGCGAAGAAGCACCCGAAGGAGAAGGTCATCGCGGTGCTGCTGACGGACGGCAGCCCCACGGGGTGTGATTCCAAGACCAACACCATCGACCAGATCGCGGCGCTGGCGGCTTCGGCCTACGCCGACACACCGCCGATCGTCACCTTCGCGATTGGCCTCGAGGGCTCCCAAGAAGCGGAGATCAAGCAGGTCGCCCAGGCCGGCGGCGGTCAGGCGTTCTTCATCGGCAGCTCGAACCTGCAGGCCGATCTGCAGCAGAAGCTGAACGAGATCGCCGGCGGCGAGCTGTCCTGCGAATACCTCTTGCCGGAGACCGGCAAGAACGGTGACCCCACGGATCCGGGCAAGGTGAACGTCGTCTACTACGGCGGCGGCGGCTCGAACCAAGAGCTCGTGAAGGTGAAGGACGCAGCGTCCTGCACGCTGAACGGCTGGTACTACGACGACAACCAGAACCCGACCCGCATCTACCTGTGCCCGGCCACGTGCTCGTCGGTGCAGAACGACTCGGGGGCGAAGGTTCAAGTGCTCCTCGGCTGTGAGACGAAGGTGCCTCGATGA
- a CDS encoding SDR family oxidoreductase — protein MSVFRDGILEGKVALITGGGSGIGAGIAKTLARQGARVVLVGRTQEKLEATAAEIDGPSLCVALDVRDYDALAGAVDKTTTELGQLDILVNSAAGNFLAPAAGLSANGFRAVIDIDLVGTFNACRASFQALSRTRGAVLSVTATQAFIPTPLQCHAGAAKAGIEKLTRDLALEWGSVGVRVNAIAPGPIAGTEGMRRLAPPGEDKNALERSMPIGRFGTIDEIAEAALFLLSPAAGFITGTTLLVDGGQSLLGAGPFLKLMEG, from the coding sequence GTGAGCGTCTTCCGCGACGGCATCCTGGAAGGGAAAGTGGCGCTGATCACCGGTGGCGGTAGTGGCATAGGCGCCGGTATCGCCAAGACCCTGGCTCGTCAGGGGGCGCGCGTGGTGCTCGTCGGCCGTACCCAGGAGAAGCTCGAGGCCACGGCCGCGGAGATCGACGGGCCGTCGCTGTGCGTGGCCTTGGACGTTCGGGACTACGACGCCCTGGCCGGCGCCGTGGACAAGACCACCACGGAGCTCGGTCAGCTCGACATCTTGGTGAACTCCGCCGCGGGGAACTTCCTCGCGCCCGCGGCCGGGCTGTCGGCCAACGGATTTCGCGCGGTCATCGACATCGATCTGGTCGGCACCTTCAACGCCTGTCGCGCGAGCTTCCAAGCACTGTCCCGTACTCGGGGCGCGGTGCTCAGCGTCACGGCAACACAGGCCTTCATCCCGACGCCGCTCCAATGCCATGCCGGCGCTGCGAAGGCCGGCATCGAGAAGCTCACGCGAGACCTCGCCCTGGAGTGGGGCTCGGTCGGCGTTCGGGTGAACGCCATCGCGCCGGGCCCCATCGCCGGCACGGAGGGCATGCGCCGCTTGGCTCCCCCCGGGGAAGACAAGAACGCCCTCGAGCGCAGCATGCCGATCGGGCGCTTCGGCACCATCGACGAGATCGCGGAAGCGGCGCTGTTCTTGCTGTCCCCGGCGGCGGGCTTCATCACCGGCACCACGCTGCTGGTGGACGGTGGCCAATCCCTGCTCGGCGCGGGGCCGTTCCTGAAGTTGATGGAGGGCTGA
- a CDS encoding DTW domain-containing protein: MSLVVPAPSPRERCYRCHKPRVTCVCATIRRVENRTPIAVVQHPRERFHPIGTARILDLSLQRVHIEVAFRGALASPPGWLLPGAGLLYPAADAVELGTASGPVPTQLVVLDGTWHHARTLYRDLPWLRGLPRYRLRPAEPSRYRIRREPTRDSISTVEAVAQALALLEPSTPGIAELIRTFDHMIDTQIEYIEARQGARPKRKRRSDDHRALPRALAEDFEHLVVAYAETLRPGYEAPREAREIVQLVALRVASGELFERLGQPSLPPSEKHLAHMQLTTADFTSALAPESLARDWRSFLRPDDLLAAWNQSTLDVMNRVRLTTGGLVLKGTYGSVTGQRSGTLDELVAREGLAPEPLPLRGRAARRLASAAAVATRLGVYRPTIRA; this comes from the coding sequence GTGAGCCTCGTCGTTCCGGCGCCCTCACCCCGGGAGCGCTGCTATCGCTGCCACAAGCCGCGCGTCACCTGCGTGTGCGCCACCATCCGCCGCGTCGAGAACCGAACGCCCATCGCCGTGGTGCAACATCCCCGGGAGCGGTTCCACCCGATTGGTACCGCTCGTATCCTGGATTTGTCGCTGCAGCGCGTGCACATCGAGGTCGCCTTCCGCGGCGCCCTCGCGTCACCGCCCGGCTGGCTCTTGCCCGGCGCCGGCCTGCTCTACCCCGCCGCGGACGCCGTCGAGCTCGGCACGGCAAGCGGCCCGGTCCCCACGCAGCTCGTCGTGCTCGACGGCACCTGGCACCACGCGCGCACGCTGTATCGCGACCTCCCTTGGCTGCGCGGGTTGCCGCGCTATCGGCTGCGTCCCGCCGAGCCCAGCCGCTATCGCATCCGCCGTGAGCCCACGCGGGACAGCATCTCCACGGTGGAGGCCGTAGCCCAGGCCCTCGCCTTGCTCGAGCCGAGCACGCCGGGCATCGCCGAGCTGATCCGTACCTTCGATCACATGATCGACACGCAGATCGAGTACATCGAAGCACGGCAGGGCGCGCGCCCGAAGCGCAAGCGCCGGAGCGACGACCACCGCGCGCTCCCGCGCGCGCTGGCCGAAGACTTCGAGCACTTGGTGGTCGCCTACGCGGAAACGCTGCGGCCGGGTTACGAGGCCCCGCGCGAGGCGCGGGAGATCGTGCAGCTCGTCGCCCTTCGCGTTGCCAGCGGGGAGCTCTTCGAACGCCTGGGCCAACCTTCGCTGCCACCGAGCGAAAAACACCTCGCGCACATGCAGCTCACCACGGCGGACTTCACGAGCGCCCTAGCGCCGGAGTCCCTGGCCCGCGACTGGCGATCGTTTCTTCGCCCCGACGACCTCTTGGCCGCTTGGAACCAGAGCACCCTCGACGTGATGAACCGCGTCCGGCTCACGACGGGCGGCCTGGTGCTGAAGGGCACCTACGGCAGCGTCACCGGGCAGCGCTCCGGCACGCTGGACGAGCTCGTAGCCCGCGAAGGGCTCGCGCCGGAGCCGCTCCCCCTCCGCGGTCGCGCGGCGCGCCGCCTCGCCTCCGCCGCTGCGGTGGCGACGCGGCTCGGAGTCTACCGCCCAACCATTCGAGCCTGA
- a CDS encoding DUF502 domain-containing protein, translating into MANRILSYFWRGCLVLAPVVGTLYIGWLLISTVDRLIPIGIPGLGLVVTVGIVTLVGFLTSNVVGKAVVRSMENALTRVPLLKLLYTSIRDLINAFVGDKKRFDRPVAVAFTESARALGFVTRETLHGLHLPGHVAVYFPQSYNFAGNLLIVPKELVEPLDVHPTDMMAFIVSGGVSGLGIGSHGESMPPSMPPDRPTDQKTLIGHQGPGER; encoded by the coding sequence ATGGCCAACAGGATCCTGTCGTACTTCTGGCGAGGCTGCCTGGTGCTCGCTCCCGTCGTGGGGACGCTGTACATCGGCTGGCTCTTGATCTCCACCGTCGACAGGCTGATCCCCATCGGGATCCCGGGCCTCGGACTGGTGGTGACGGTCGGGATCGTCACGCTCGTGGGGTTCCTCACCTCGAACGTCGTGGGCAAGGCCGTGGTGCGCAGCATGGAGAATGCGCTCACCCGCGTTCCGCTGCTGAAGCTGCTGTACACTTCAATCCGCGATCTCATCAACGCCTTCGTCGGCGACAAGAAGCGCTTCGACCGTCCCGTCGCCGTCGCCTTCACCGAATCCGCGCGAGCCCTCGGCTTCGTGACGCGGGAGACGCTGCACGGCCTGCACCTCCCCGGCCACGTCGCGGTCTACTTCCCGCAGTCCTACAACTTCGCGGGCAATCTCCTGATCGTTCCCAAGGAGCTGGTGGAACCCCTCGACGTGCATCCGACGGACATGATGGCGTTCATCGTCTCCGGTGGTGTATCCGGGCTCGGCATCGGCTCCCACGGCGAGAGCATGCCCCCCAGCATGCCGCCGGACCGCCCCACGGATCAGAAGACCCTCATCGGCCACCAGGGCCCGGGAGAGCGCTGA